A region of Sphingomonas sp. DNA encodes the following proteins:
- a CDS encoding rod-binding protein: protein MQQAAQAFEAIFLRQMIGSMRQARLAEDVFGSSATDQFRDMADAQLADNMSRQNSFGIAELLTAQFNRSGGAR, encoded by the coding sequence ATGCAGCAGGCGGCGCAGGCGTTCGAGGCGATCTTCCTGCGGCAGATGATCGGTTCGATGCGCCAGGCGCGGCTCGCCGAGGACGTGTTCGGCAGTTCCGCGACCGATCAGTTCCGCGACATGGCCGACGCCCAGCTCGCCGACAACATGTCGCGGCAGAACAGCTTCGGCATCGCCGAATTGCTGACGGCCCAGTTCAACCGGAGCGGGGGTGCGCGATGA
- the flgA gene encoding flagellar basal body P-ring formation protein FlgA encodes MMTIFRRLSLLVLAASAAPAVAQGFENLEMLDSRIAAALGANVGEPGGPMAPLDRRLRLAACPQPATIEEPALGALTVRCVAHGWRIRVPLVGGGGSMARAAQVRAEPVIRRGDQVEVVAMTSSFTVSTLGTAEQDGAPGDRIRVRTDRRSAPFTGQVTADGRVALPGFN; translated from the coding sequence ATGATGACGATTTTCCGACGCCTGTCGCTATTGGTCCTTGCCGCCAGCGCGGCTCCGGCCGTCGCGCAGGGCTTCGAGAATCTCGAGATGCTGGACAGCCGCATCGCGGCCGCATTGGGCGCCAATGTCGGCGAACCGGGCGGGCCAATGGCGCCGCTGGATCGTCGCCTGCGCCTCGCCGCCTGCCCGCAGCCGGCCACGATCGAGGAGCCGGCGCTGGGCGCGCTGACGGTGCGCTGCGTGGCGCATGGCTGGCGCATCCGCGTGCCGCTGGTCGGTGGCGGCGGATCGATGGCGCGCGCGGCGCAGGTTCGGGCCGAGCCGGTGATCCGGCGCGGCGACCAGGTCGAGGTGGTGGCGATGACCAGCAGCTTCACGGTGAGCACGCTCGGCACCGCCGAGCAGGACGGCGCGCCGGGCGATCGCATCCGTGTGCGGACCGACCGCCGCTCCGCGCCGTTCACCGGCCAGGTCACCGCCGACGGGCGCGTCGCGCTGCCCGGATTTAATTGA
- the flgC gene encoding flagellar basal body rod protein FlgC → MDRPMTVFDIAGRAMSAQLVRLNATASNLANAGSVSGSAETSYRALRPVFRTVEAEPGIATVSVERVVQSRVEPTRRHDPNHPLADANGDIWEAGVDSSAELIDMIEAARQYQNNVQVLQTAKTLTLDTIRMGQ, encoded by the coding sequence ATGGACAGGCCCATGACCGTCTTCGATATCGCCGGGCGCGCCATGTCGGCGCAGCTGGTGCGGCTGAACGCCACCGCCTCCAACCTCGCCAATGCGGGATCGGTCTCGGGCAGCGCGGAAACCTCATACCGGGCATTGCGCCCCGTCTTCCGGACGGTGGAAGCGGAGCCGGGCATCGCCACCGTATCGGTCGAGCGCGTCGTCCAGTCGCGCGTCGAACCGACCCGCCGCCACGATCCCAATCATCCGCTGGCCGACGCCAATGGCGACATCTGGGAAGCCGGTGTCGACAGCTCGGCCGAGCTGATCGACATGATCGAGGCGGCCCGCCAGTACCAGAACAATGTGCAGGTCCTCCAGACCGCCAAGACCCTCACCCTCGACACGATAAGGATGGGCCAGTGA
- the flgG gene encoding flagellar basal-body rod protein FlgG: MSNAALQVARTGLDAQAERMRVIANNLANVNTTGFKRDRAEFETLAYQMMTAAGARSSGDNQYATGLNLGTGVRVAGTGRIMSQGSLSISDNPLDLAIEGDGYFQISRPDGTIGFTRAGNFKLSSEGAIVTSDGQPLQPQIQIPEGAESVTIGADGTVSVTLPGQVEPSQVGQIEVARFINPAGLRALGNNLYAETAASGTPQVGPAGAEGRGAIRQGALESSNVSVVQELVDMIETQRAYEVNSKMISATDEMLRNANQQL; this comes from the coding sequence ATGTCCAACGCAGCCCTCCAGGTCGCCCGCACCGGGCTCGACGCCCAGGCGGAGCGCATGCGCGTCATCGCCAACAACCTGGCGAACGTGAACACGACCGGCTTCAAGCGCGACCGCGCCGAATTCGAGACGCTCGCCTACCAGATGATGACCGCCGCCGGCGCGCGTTCGTCCGGCGACAATCAATATGCGACCGGGCTCAATCTCGGCACCGGCGTGCGCGTCGCGGGTACCGGCCGGATCATGAGCCAGGGCTCGCTCAGCATCAGCGACAATCCGCTCGATCTCGCGATCGAGGGCGACGGTTATTTCCAGATTTCCCGTCCCGACGGCACGATCGGCTTTACCCGGGCCGGCAATTTCAAGCTGTCTTCGGAGGGCGCGATCGTGACTTCCGACGGCCAGCCGCTGCAGCCGCAGATCCAGATCCCCGAAGGCGCGGAATCGGTGACGATCGGCGCCGACGGGACGGTCTCCGTCACCCTGCCCGGCCAGGTCGAGCCGTCGCAGGTCGGCCAGATCGAGGTCGCCCGCTTCATCAATCCGGCGGGCCTGCGCGCGCTGGGCAACAATCTTTATGCCGAGACCGCCGCCAGCGGGACGCCGCAGGTCGGGCCGGCCGGCGCGGAAGGGCGCGGCGCGATCCGCCAGGGCGCGCTCGAATCCTCGAACGTCAGCGTCGTCCAGGAGCTGGTCGACATGATCGAGACCCAGCGCGCCTATGAGGTCAATTCCAAGATGATCTCGGCGACCGACGAGATGCTCCGCAATGCGAACCAGCAGCTCTAA
- a CDS encoding flagellar motor protein MotB, giving the protein MNAAVPRWAVSFADLGLLLIGCFVMLHAMESARPKADGAAGHVAAAPFGETYRADTLFELGEARLNEDGRATLAEAGERWAGRPLRIVSRGGTEAGLRLDRFELAAARSAAAARVLGEHGVDEGDIEIRIEDAGDAAGQAIAIVPR; this is encoded by the coding sequence ATGAACGCCGCCGTTCCCCGCTGGGCGGTGAGCTTCGCCGATCTCGGCCTGCTGCTGATCGGCTGTTTCGTCATGCTCCATGCGATGGAGTCGGCGCGGCCCAAGGCGGACGGCGCGGCGGGCCATGTCGCCGCGGCGCCGTTCGGCGAGACCTATCGCGCCGACACCCTGTTCGAGCTGGGCGAAGCGCGTCTCAACGAGGATGGCCGCGCGACGCTGGCCGAAGCGGGTGAGCGCTGGGCCGGGCGGCCGCTCAGGATCGTCAGCCGGGGCGGTACCGAAGCCGGCCTTCGCCTGGACCGGTTCGAGCTGGCGGCGGCGCGCAGCGCGGCCGCGGCGCGTGTGCTGGGCGAACATGGCGTCGACGAGGGCGATATCGAGATCCGCATCGAGGATGCCGGCGACGCGGCCGGCCAGGCGATCGCCATCGTCCCGCGCTAG
- the flgM gene encoding flagellar biosynthesis anti-sigma factor FlgM, producing MIDGVGKTGPARIELPRGAEKSAPVAAAGDAPVRARQGQVESAVFELVSSGPPVDAAKVAAIRAAIAEGRYPVDANKIAERMIALDIPSRG from the coding sequence ATGATCGACGGTGTGGGAAAAACCGGTCCGGCACGCATCGAGCTGCCGCGTGGCGCCGAGAAGAGCGCGCCGGTCGCAGCCGCGGGCGATGCGCCCGTTCGTGCGCGCCAGGGGCAGGTCGAAAGCGCCGTCTTCGAGCTCGTCTCCAGCGGCCCGCCGGTCGATGCCGCCAAGGTCGCCGCGATCCGTGCGGCGATCGCCGAGGGCCGCTATCCGGTCGATGCGAACAAGATCGCCGAGCGCATGATCGCGCTCGACATCCCGTCGCGCGGCTGA
- a CDS encoding flagellar hook protein FlgE, with protein MSFYTSLSGLRGAQTDLSVLANNIANVGSIGFKRSRAQFGDITPASSTTAGQGARLKGIEQQFTQGGFETSARELDLAISGAGFFVTRDAVANGTTFFSRNGSLSVDGQRYLRDSNGGYIQVLPVDIDGNVTATGLEAARNIQLPLTSGTPRATSLVELTVNLPSNADKPEDRAVYSPSSPYAFDRLDPNSYNYSQQITVYDAAGNAQSGTLYFVRTGSVAAGDAENSWDVRLFVGNEEASAGGTPTVPPTPLQLTFDAAGALTDPTAPAAFSSVFPSGASAPISLTLDFGSVTAQAPGAFNVAAISQDGIASAKLSDISIGEDGLITAAFSDGTIQALGKLLIATFSNPDGLRERGDGRWSVTGDSGPAIVGVAGSDAFGRIQSGALERANVDITEELVALIAAQRNFQANAKAIETANSMAQSIINLRS; from the coding sequence ATGTCCTTCTATACCTCGCTCTCCGGCCTGCGCGGCGCGCAGACCGATCTTTCCGTCCTCGCCAACAACATCGCCAATGTCGGCTCGATCGGCTTCAAGCGCAGCCGCGCCCAGTTCGGCGACATCACCCCGGCCAGCAGCACCACCGCCGGCCAGGGCGCACGCCTGAAGGGCATCGAGCAGCAATTCACGCAAGGGGGGTTCGAGACCAGCGCCCGCGAGCTCGATCTCGCGATCAGCGGCGCCGGCTTCTTCGTCACCCGCGATGCCGTCGCCAACGGCACCACCTTCTTCTCGCGCAACGGCTCGCTGTCGGTCGACGGCCAGCGTTACCTGCGCGATTCGAACGGCGGCTATATCCAGGTCCTGCCGGTGGACATCGACGGAAACGTCACCGCCACCGGGCTCGAGGCGGCGCGCAACATCCAGCTGCCGCTGACGTCGGGCACGCCGCGCGCGACTTCGCTGGTCGAGCTGACGGTCAATCTGCCGTCCAACGCCGACAAGCCCGAGGATCGCGCGGTCTACAGCCCCAGCAGCCCCTACGCGTTCGACCGGCTCGATCCGAACAGCTACAATTATTCGCAACAGATCACGGTCTATGACGCCGCGGGCAACGCCCAGTCGGGCACGCTCTATTTCGTCCGCACCGGTTCGGTCGCGGCGGGCGATGCCGAAAACAGCTGGGACGTGCGCCTGTTCGTCGGCAACGAGGAGGCTTCGGCCGGCGGCACGCCGACCGTGCCGCCCACCCCGCTGCAGCTCACCTTCGATGCCGCCGGCGCGCTGACCGATCCCACGGCCCCGGCCGCGTTCAGCAGCGTCTTCCCATCGGGCGCGTCGGCGCCGATCTCGCTGACCCTCGACTTCGGCAGCGTGACGGCGCAGGCGCCGGGCGCGTTCAATGTCGCGGCGATCAGCCAGGACGGCATCGCCTCGGCCAAGCTCAGCGACATCTCGATCGGCGAGGACGGACTGATCACCGCCGCGTTCAGCGACGGCACGATCCAGGCGCTCGGCAAATTGCTGATCGCGACCTTCTCCAACCCGGATGGGCTGCGCGAGCGCGGCGACGGCCGCTGGTCGGTGACGGGCGACAGCGGGCCGGCGATCGTCGGCGTGGCCGGCTCGGACGCCTTCGGGCGCATCCAGTCCGGCGCGCTCGAACGGGCCAATGTCGACATCACCGAGGAGCTGGTCGCGCTGATCGCCGCCCAGCGTAACTTCCAGGCCAACGCCAAGGCGATCGAGACGGCCAATTCGATGGCCCAGTCGATCATCAACCTGCGCAGCTAA
- a CDS encoding flagellar basal body rod protein FlgF: MDRLIHTSLTGLRGAMARQTTTAHNLANANTTGFRAEMSSARALWVQGQGLESRAPSSREVLAADMRAGTVTDTGRDLDIAMQGEALLAVQAADGSEAYTRRGDLQVSSSGLLTTGDGRPVLGDGGPITIPAADSMRFADDGTIWIVPAGGDPNVPQQIDRLKLANPAGSRVLKGIDGLFRVENNGILPTDPEARLIPRSLEGSNVQVSQALIEMIEASRAWDTQLNLITTARDIDSAGAELMRLPS, from the coding sequence ATGGACCGGCTGATCCACACGTCCCTGACGGGGCTGCGCGGGGCGATGGCCCGCCAGACCACGACCGCGCACAACCTCGCCAACGCGAACACGACCGGCTTTCGCGCCGAAATGTCGTCCGCGCGCGCCCTGTGGGTGCAAGGCCAGGGGCTCGAGTCGCGGGCACCCTCCTCGCGGGAAGTGCTGGCCGCCGACATGCGCGCCGGCACCGTGACCGACACCGGCCGCGACCTCGACATCGCGATGCAGGGCGAGGCCCTGCTCGCGGTGCAGGCCGCCGACGGCAGCGAGGCCTATACGCGGCGCGGCGACCTCCAGGTCTCGTCCAGCGGCCTGCTCACCACCGGCGACGGGCGCCCCGTCCTCGGCGACGGTGGTCCGATCACCATCCCCGCGGCCGATTCCATGCGCTTCGCCGACGACGGCACGATCTGGATCGTGCCCGCCGGCGGCGATCCCAACGTGCCGCAGCAGATCGACCGGCTGAAGCTCGCCAACCCCGCCGGCTCGCGCGTGCTCAAGGGGATCGACGGCCTGTTCCGGGTCGAGAATAATGGCATCCTGCCCACCGATCCGGAAGCCCGCCTCATTCCGCGCAGCCTGGAAGGCTCGAACGTTCAGGTCAGCCAGGCGCTGATCGAGATGATCGAGGCCAGCCGGGCCTGGGACACGCAGCTCAACCTCATCACCACCGCCCGCGACATCGACAGCGCCGGCGCCGAACTGATGCGCCTGCCGAGCTAG
- a CDS encoding flagellar hook capping protein — protein MTTITGLNGSSNASTTGVSPQVLGQAEFLRLMTTQLTTQDPFNPVDNTQMVAQMAQFSQVAGIAEMNRSLQAIAASLGGSRLSEASSWIGHSMLVENDIATPLRDGSYAGEFYLENDASQVTVSFVDANGAVVHSQALGAVDAGAAAFAWDGKDADGEYVAGGPLRMVVTANVNGNTINPATATWTSIGGIQSPANGGESLLVTGLGLLRPDQAIRLA, from the coding sequence GTGACCACCATAACCGGCTTGAACGGCTCGTCGAACGCATCGACGACCGGCGTTTCCCCCCAGGTGCTCGGCCAGGCCGAGTTCCTGCGGCTGATGACGACCCAGCTCACCACCCAGGATCCGTTCAACCCCGTCGACAACACGCAGATGGTCGCCCAGATGGCGCAGTTCAGCCAGGTCGCCGGCATCGCCGAGATGAACCGCTCGCTGCAGGCGATCGCCGCCAGCCTCGGCGGCAGCCGTCTGTCCGAGGCGTCGAGCTGGATCGGCCATTCGATGCTCGTCGAAAACGACATCGCGACGCCGCTGCGCGACGGCTCCTATGCCGGCGAATTCTATCTCGAGAACGACGCCAGCCAGGTCACCGTCAGCTTCGTCGACGCGAACGGCGCGGTCGTCCACAGCCAGGCGCTCGGCGCCGTCGATGCCGGCGCCGCCGCCTTCGCCTGGGACGGCAAGGACGCGGACGGCGAATATGTCGCCGGCGGCCCGCTGCGGATGGTCGTGACCGCCAACGTGAACGGCAACACGATCAATCCCGCCACCGCCACCTGGACGTCGATCGGCGGCATCCAGTCGCCCGCCAATGGCGGCGAAAGCCTTCTCGTGACCGGTCTCGGGCTGCTTCGGCCCGATCAGGCCATCCGCCTCGCCTAA
- a CDS encoding flagellar basal body L-ring protein FlgH, whose translation MRRALILVPAALALCAFQRPSPEHRPAYAAEAPAPAANGGIFQASRGYVPLTNGQRAGTVGDILTVVLVERTQGQSTTTSGTNREGSIGLTPPSTGPLSFFQPSDVSAGGANEFTGRGQTAQSNSLIGEISVTVAEVYPNGTMRVRGEKQLRINRGNESIRLTGLVRPGDVGPDNRVASTRIADARIEYLGRGEIARASRQGWLQRFFTMLSPF comes from the coding sequence ATGCGGCGCGCCCTCATCCTCGTCCCCGCCGCGCTGGCGCTCTGCGCCTTCCAGCGGCCGTCTCCGGAGCACCGCCCCGCTTATGCGGCGGAGGCGCCGGCGCCGGCCGCCAATGGCGGCATCTTCCAGGCGAGCCGGGGCTATGTGCCGCTCACCAACGGCCAGCGCGCCGGCACGGTGGGCGACATCCTGACCGTCGTGCTGGTCGAGCGCACCCAGGGGCAATCGACCACCACGTCCGGCACCAACCGCGAAGGCAGCATCGGCCTGACGCCGCCGAGCACCGGTCCGCTCTCCTTCTTCCAGCCGTCCGACGTGTCGGCCGGCGGGGCGAACGAGTTCACCGGCCGCGGCCAGACCGCGCAGTCGAACAGCCTGATCGGCGAGATCAGCGTCACCGTCGCCGAGGTCTATCCGAACGGCACGATGCGCGTGCGGGGCGAAAAACAGCTCCGCATCAACCGCGGCAACGAATCCATCCGCCTGACCGGCCTGGTCCGTCCGGGCGATGTCGGCCCCGACAATCGGGTGGCCTCCACCCGGATCGCCGATGCCCGGATCGAATATCTCGGCCGCGGCGAGATCGCGCGGGCCAGCCGCCAGGGCTGGCTGCAGCGCTTCTTCACCATGCTCAGCCCGTTTTGA
- a CDS encoding flagellar basal body P-ring protein FlgI produces the protein MIRSIFLALCAVFMVATPAQATRIKDLGAFQGVRPNQLVGYGIVVGLAGTGDDNLEYATQGMTGVASRFGLTLPPGVNPALKNAAAVMITAELPAFARPGQRLDITVSALGRARSLRGGTLIMTPLRGADNEIYAMAQGNLAVGGLGVSAQDGSQVSVNVPSTGRIPGGATVERAVETGFATAPTLTFNLSESDFTTAQRIADAINRNLGQPAARALDGVSVAIEAPQGAEVRAAMMSRIENLPVEPGDAPARVIVNARTGTVVINGAVRIMPAAVSHGRLTVAVQENPTVVQPMPFSRGQTAVEQNSNIEITERRSPMFDFAPGASLSEIVRAVNAIGAAPSDLVAILEALKQAGALRAELVIL, from the coding sequence ATGATCCGTTCGATCTTCCTCGCGCTCTGCGCCGTCTTCATGGTCGCGACGCCGGCCCAGGCGACGCGGATCAAGGATCTCGGCGCCTTCCAGGGCGTGCGTCCCAACCAGCTCGTCGGCTATGGCATCGTCGTCGGCCTGGCGGGCACGGGCGACGACAATCTGGAATATGCCACCCAGGGCATGACCGGCGTCGCCTCGCGCTTCGGCCTCACCTTGCCCCCGGGCGTCAATCCGGCGCTCAAGAACGCCGCCGCCGTGATGATCACGGCGGAGCTGCCCGCCTTCGCACGACCCGGCCAGCGGCTCGACATCACCGTCTCCGCGCTGGGCCGTGCCCGCTCGCTGCGCGGCGGCACGCTGATCATGACCCCGCTGCGCGGCGCGGACAATGAAATCTATGCGATGGCGCAGGGCAATCTCGCCGTCGGCGGCCTTGGCGTCTCCGCGCAGGACGGCAGCCAGGTTTCGGTCAACGTGCCCTCGACCGGACGCATCCCGGGCGGCGCCACGGTGGAGCGGGCGGTCGAGACCGGCTTCGCCACCGCGCCGACCCTGACCTTCAACCTGTCCGAATCCGATTTCACGACGGCCCAGCGCATCGCCGACGCGATCAACCGCAATCTCGGCCAGCCCGCCGCGCGCGCGCTCGACGGCGTGTCGGTCGCGATCGAGGCACCGCAGGGCGCCGAGGTCCGCGCCGCGATGATGAGCCGGATCGAGAATCTGCCCGTCGAGCCCGGCGACGCGCCGGCGCGCGTCATCGTCAATGCCCGCACCGGCACCGTCGTCATCAACGGCGCGGTCCGGATCATGCCGGCGGCGGTGAGCCACGGCCGGCTGACCGTGGCGGTGCAGGAAAATCCGACCGTGGTGCAGCCGATGCCCTTCTCGCGCGGCCAGACCGCGGTGGAGCAGAACAGCAATATCGAGATCACCGAACGCCGTTCGCCGATGTTCGATTTCGCGCCCGGCGCGTCGCTGTCCGAGATCGTCCGCGCGGTCAATGCGATCGGCGCGGCGCCGTCCGACCTGGTCGCGATCCTCGAAGCGCTGAAGCAGGCCGGCGCACTGCGCGCCGAGCTGGTGATCCTGTGA
- the flgB gene encoding flagellar basal body rod protein FlgB produces MAQGEGLFGVHGTALALRSQRLSLLASNIANAATPGYRARDIDFNQALTRASRGMNTQSAAQASVAYRVPITPSVDGNTVELSTEQTLFAENAVQYRTTLAFLEGRISTIRRALKGE; encoded by the coding sequence ATGGCTCAGGGCGAAGGTCTTTTCGGCGTGCACGGCACGGCGCTGGCGCTGCGGTCGCAGCGCCTGTCGCTGCTGGCGTCGAACATCGCCAATGCCGCGACCCCGGGCTACCGGGCGCGCGACATCGATTTCAATCAGGCCCTCACGCGCGCGTCGCGCGGGATGAATACGCAGAGCGCAGCGCAAGCCAGCGTCGCCTATCGCGTCCCGATCACGCCGTCGGTGGACGGCAATACGGTGGAGCTGTCCACCGAGCAGACGCTCTTCGCGGAAAATGCGGTCCAGTACCGCACCACCCTCGCTTTCCTGGAAGGCCGGATCTCGACGATCCGCCGGGCGCTCAAGGGAGAATAA
- a CDS encoding MotA/TolQ/ExbB proton channel family protein, with translation MAVLDQFFDPLAVLIVIGGTVVGTLLSTTRGDIGRAFGAFGPLLRADPVADGEAARRAVRQIERISEYKGIFCADRVKSPGDFVHRAACRLADSSGALAFAAWANEEMEERRARHAAAIGVWRHAAELAPSMGMIGTVIGLTAMFAKMSDPSAMGPAMAIAMLTTLYGLLVAACVAGPIATRLERLSRAECQWQQRVVDRLIEVARVEETNAMALWRERKGRQAG, from the coding sequence ATCGCTGTGCTGGATCAGTTCTTCGACCCTCTTGCCGTCCTCATCGTGATCGGCGGAACGGTCGTCGGGACATTGCTGTCGACGACGCGCGGCGACATCGGCCGCGCGTTCGGCGCATTCGGTCCGCTGCTTCGCGCCGACCCGGTCGCCGACGGCGAGGCCGCACGCCGCGCCGTCCGCCAGATCGAGCGCATTTCAGAATATAAGGGTATCTTCTGCGCCGACCGGGTGAAGAGCCCCGGCGACTTCGTCCACCGCGCCGCCTGCCGGCTGGCCGACTCATCGGGCGCGCTGGCCTTCGCGGCCTGGGCGAACGAGGAGATGGAGGAGCGCCGCGCGCGCCATGCGGCGGCGATCGGCGTGTGGCGGCACGCCGCCGAGCTGGCGCCGTCCATGGGCATGATCGGCACCGTGATCGGGCTGACCGCGATGTTCGCAAAGATGAGCGACCCCTCGGCGATGGGGCCGGCCATGGCGATCGCGATGCTGACCACCTTGTACGGGCTGCTTGTCGCCGCCTGCGTCGCCGGGCCGATTGCGACCCGGCTGGAGCGGCTGTCGCGCGCGGAATGTCAATGGCAGCAGCGCGTCGTCGATCGGCTGATCGAAGTCGCGCGCGTGGAAGAGACGAATGCGATGGCGCTGTGGCGCGAGCGCAAGGGGCGGCAGGCGGGATGA